One genomic region from Manis pentadactyla isolate mManPen7 chromosome 12, mManPen7.hap1, whole genome shotgun sequence encodes:
- the LOC118915039 gene encoding LOW QUALITY PROTEIN: oxysterol-binding protein-related protein 1-like (The sequence of the model RefSeq protein was modified relative to this genomic sequence to represent the inferred CDS: deleted 1 base in 1 codon), protein MSEGKDCGGGHALSNGIKKHRTSLPSPMFSRNDFSIWSILRKCIGMELSKITMPVIFNEPLSFLQRLTEYMEHTYLIHKASSLSDSVERMQCVAAFAVSAVASQCERTGKPFNLLLGETYELVRDDLGFRLISELVSHHPPISAFHAEGLNNDFIFHGSIYPKLKFWGMSVEAEPKGTITLELLEHSEAYTWTNPTCCVHNIIVGKLWIEQYGNVEITNHKTGDKCVLNFKPCGLFGKELHKVEGYIQDKNKKKLCALYGKWTECLYSVDPATFDAYKKNDKKNTDEKKNSKQMRASEEVDEMPMPDSESALVTPGCALLGRIAPQPPNSAQMYNFTSFSMVLNEMDKDMESVIPKTDCRLRPDIRYMENGEIDRASEEKKRLEEKQRAARKNGSKSEEDWQTRWFNQGPNPYNGAQDWLYSGSSWDRNYFNLPDIYFLKNAEESGHLANLQISLKLMFLNSSPWFLLIFLKKKKNLLMR, encoded by the exons ATGTCCGAAGGAAAAGATTGTGGCGGAGGACATGCTCTCTCCAATGGCATCAAAAAACACAGAACAAGCTTGCCCTCCCCTATGTTTTCCAGAAATGACTTCAGTATCTGGAGCATCCTCAGAAAATGCATTGGAATGGAACTATCCAAGATCACCATGCCAGTTATATTTAATGAGCCTTTGAGCTTCCTACAGAGACTCACTGAATATATGGAGCACACATACCTCATCCACAAGGCCAGTTCACTTTCTGATTCTGTGGAAAGGATGCAGTGCGTGGCAGCTTTTGCTGTATCTGCTGTTGCTTCTCAGTGTGAACGAACCGGAAAGCCTTTCAACCTGCTTCTGGGAGAGACTTACGAGTTAGTTCGTGATGACCTTGGTTTCAGACTCATCTCCGAGCTGGTCAGCCATCACCCACCCATTAGCGCATTTCATgctgagggattaaacaatgatTTCATCTTTCATGGTTCAATCTATCCCAAGCTGAAGTTCTGGGGGATGAGTGTGGAAGCAGAACCCAAAGGAACCATCACCTTGGAGCTCCTCGAACACAGTGAAGCATATACGTGGACAAATCCTACCTGCTGTGTACATAATATCATTGTGGGTAAACTGTGGATTGAGCAGTATGGCAACGTGGAAATCACAAACCACAAGACTGGAGACAAATGCGTGTTGAATTTTAAGCCGTGTGGCCTTTTTGGTAAAGAACTACACAAAGTTGAAGGctacattcaagataaaaacaaaaagaagctcTGTGCGCTCTATGGGAAGTGGACTGAGTGTCTATACAGTGTTGACCCCGCCACGTTTGATGCTTAC AAAAAAAACGATAAGAAAAATACGGAcgagaaaaagaacagcaaacaGATGAGGGCCTCTGAGGAGGTGGACGAGATGCCGATGCCAGATTCTGAGAGTGCACTTGTTACccccgggtgtgctctcctgggGCGAATAGCCCCACAGCCTCCCAATTCTGCCCAGATGTATAATTTTACTAGCTTTTCAATGGTTTTGAATGAAATGGACAAGGATATGGAGAGTGTGATTCCTAAGACAGACTGCAGGTTACGGCCTGATATCAGATACATGGAAAATGGAGAAATAGATCGAGCTAGTGAAGAAAAAAAACGACTTGAGGAAAAACAAAGAGCAGCCCGCAAAAACGGGTCCAAGTCCGAAGAGGACTGGCAGACAAGGTGGTTCAATCAAGGTCCTAATCCTTACAacggagcacaggactggctTTACTCTGGCAGCTCCTGGGACAGAAACTACTTCAATTTGcctgacatttattttttaaaaaatgcagaagaATCAGGGCATTTGGCTAATCTACAAATAAGTCTTAAACTTATGTTTTTAAATTCCTCTCCTTGGTTTCtactcatctttttaaaaaagaaaaaaaacctgctCATGAGATAA